DNA from Frateuria edaphi:
TCCTTAGGAGTGAAACAGTCACCCGCACTTCGAATATCCACAATTCAAACAAGTCTGACACCCATCCATCAGCACCAGCGCCTGCGTATTGCACTTGGCGCACAAGGTCGCCCCCGGCGGGAACCCGCTGGCATTGCTCTCGCTGCTCGCCGCAGCCTCAGCCGCCTTCTTCCCCGCCGAAGCCGCCTCATACGCCGCCCGCTTCTCGGCAATCAGCTTCTTCTGCGCCTCGTCCATCTCCGGATCGTGGATGAGCCCGATGTTCTTCATATGCTGCTCGATCACCGCGCCGATCTCGGCCACGATGCTCGGCATGTAGACGCCGCCGGCCTTGAAATACCCACCGCGCGGGTCGAACACCGCCTTCAGCTCCTCGACGATGAAGGTCACGTCGCCGCCCTTGCGGAACACGGCCGAGAGGATGCGGGTGAGCGCCACGATCCACTGGAAGTGGTCCATGTTCTTCGAGTTGATGAAGATCTCGAAGGGACGGCGCTGTTCGTGCGGCGTGCCCTGGTTGAGCACGATGTCGTTGATGGTGACGTACAGCGCGTGCTCGAACAGCGGCGACTTGATCTTGAAGGTGGAGCCGACGAGCGATTCG
Protein-coding regions in this window:
- a CDS encoding NrdJb, with protein sequence MTIKIEKKIKGYQVVKPEDKAAPVAAQPEKKAAEPRQAEIIQMHESVERPESLVGSTFKIKSPLFEHALYVTINDIVLNQGTPHEQRRPFEIFINSKNMDHFQWIVALTRILSAVFRKGGDVTFIVEELKAVFDPRGGYFKAGGVYMPSIVAEIGAVIEQHMKNIGLIHDPEMDEAQKKLIAEKRAAYEAASAGKKAAEAAASSESNASGFPPGATLCAKCNTQALVLMDGCQTCLNCGYSKCG